The proteins below are encoded in one region of Oncorhynchus gorbuscha isolate QuinsamMale2020 ecotype Even-year linkage group LG01, OgorEven_v1.0, whole genome shotgun sequence:
- the LOC124031972 gene encoding cAMP-regulated phosphoprotein 19-like: MSEKIEGTRSAVGEATHEEQQEMDDTVLSPEKAEEVKLKARFPHLGAKPGGSDLLRKRIQKGQKFFDSGDYNMAKAKVKNKQQLPAVTPAEKAEITGDHIPTLQDIPQRKPSIVASKLAG, encoded by the exons ATGTCCGAGAAGATTGAAGGAACAAGGTCTGCAGTCGGGGAGGCAACCCACGAGGAACAGCAG GAGATGGATGACACGGTCCTCAGCCCGGAGAAGGCAGAGGAGGTGAAACTCAAGGCCAGGTTCCCTCATCTTGGAGCCAAGCCTGGGGGCTCTGACCTGCTCCGGAAACGGATTCAGAAAGGG CAAAAGTTCTTTGACTCTGGGGACTACAACATGGCCAAGGCTAAGGTGAAGAACAAGCAGCAGCTCCCTGCAGTGACGCCGGCTGAGAAGGCAGAGATAACAGGGGACCACATCCCCACACTCCAGGACATCCCCCAGAGGAAGCCCTCCATCGTGGCCAGCAAACTGGCTGGCTGA